From a single Streptomyces sp. NBC_01294 genomic region:
- a CDS encoding enoyl-CoA hydratase/isomerase family protein, with amino-acid sequence MPSTLIAGAVPGTTSRPHTPDVADTTLTGDFAADRDTATGLLRTLTARITELPTRRERTEQQQRTADTLHRGARTLRRDFLARHAEQVYTELTDGHTRHPRLDRLAELAADRYPGLVPGRDLLAADARLAQRDKEGWEIDLGIFFHAVLDSPRAGSHLLCTMLRPTPDALAALPEYRRTGRADLKLATVTRRDGIAHLELCNDAYLNAEDDAAVAALETGTDLVLLDEASRVGVLRGAPMSHSAYRGRRVFSAGINLTHLYHGEISLLGFFLRREIGYIAKFTRGLCLDGEAGGERWWPQADKPWVGAVDSFAIGGGMQILPTLDRVVAADDSWFSLPAMEEGLVPGVANLRLTALTGSRPARRIVLWGHRLRAGDPDAALLVDETAPADAMDAAVERAAQHLDNPAVAANRRMMTLGEEPLDLFRRYMAAYALEQSYRLYSPDLMANLERTWISRRARSGGGRR; translated from the coding sequence TTGCCTTCCACCCTCATCGCCGGCGCCGTGCCTGGCACCACTTCCCGCCCGCACACCCCGGACGTGGCCGACACCACCCTGACCGGCGACTTCGCCGCCGACCGCGACACAGCCACCGGCCTGCTGCGCACGCTCACCGCCCGCATCACCGAACTGCCGACCCGGCGCGAGCGGACCGAGCAGCAGCAGCGCACCGCCGACACCCTCCACCGGGGCGCCCGCACCCTGCGCCGGGACTTCCTCGCCCGCCACGCCGAGCAGGTCTACACCGAGCTGACGGACGGCCACACCCGCCACCCCCGCCTGGACCGGCTCGCCGAGCTGGCCGCCGACCGCTACCCCGGGCTGGTGCCCGGCCGCGACCTGCTGGCCGCCGACGCCCGGCTCGCCCAGCGCGACAAGGAAGGCTGGGAAATCGACCTCGGCATCTTCTTCCACGCCGTCCTCGACTCCCCCCGGGCCGGCTCCCACCTGCTGTGCACCATGCTGCGGCCCACCCCCGACGCCCTTGCCGCGCTCCCCGAGTACCGCCGCACCGGCCGGGCCGACCTGAAGCTCGCCACCGTCACCCGCCGCGACGGCATCGCCCACCTCGAGCTGTGCAACGACGCCTACCTCAACGCCGAGGACGACGCGGCCGTCGCCGCCCTGGAGACCGGCACCGACCTGGTGCTGCTCGACGAGGCGAGCCGGGTCGGCGTCCTGCGCGGCGCCCCGATGTCGCACTCCGCCTACCGCGGCCGACGGGTGTTCAGCGCTGGCATCAATCTCACCCACCTCTACCACGGCGAGATCTCCCTCCTCGGCTTCTTCCTGCGCCGCGAGATCGGCTACATCGCGAAGTTCACCCGCGGCCTGTGCCTGGACGGCGAGGCGGGCGGTGAGCGCTGGTGGCCACAGGCCGACAAGCCGTGGGTGGGTGCCGTCGATTCCTTCGCGATCGGCGGCGGCATGCAGATCCTGCCCACCCTCGACCGGGTGGTGGCCGCCGACGACTCGTGGTTCAGCCTGCCCGCCATGGAGGAGGGGCTCGTCCCCGGCGTCGCCAATCTGCGACTCACCGCACTGACCGGCAGCCGGCCCGCCCGCCGGATCGTCCTGTGGGGCCACCGGCTGCGCGCCGGTGACCCGGACGCGGCACTGCTCGTCGACGAGACCGCCCCGGCCGACGCCATGGACGCCGCCGTCGAGCGGGCCGCCCAGCACCTCGACAACCCCGCCGTCGCCGCCAACCGCCGCATGATGACCCTCGGCGAGGAGCCGCTGGACCTCTTCCGCCGCTACATGGCCGCCTACGCCCTCGAACAGTCCTACCGGCTGTACAGCCCGGACCTCATGGCCAACCTGGAGCGGACCTGGATCAGCCGCCGCGCCCGCAGCGGGGGTGGCCGGCGGTGA
- the pdhA gene encoding pyruvate dehydrogenase (acetyl-transferring) E1 component subunit alpha — protein MTVLEAPTAAPATAAAEVPPDRQLLMYRAMVVGRAFNRQATAFSRQGRLAVYPSSRGQEACQVGSALAVRPTDWLFPTYRESVALLTRGIDPVQVLTLFRGDQHCGYDPVAEHTAPQCTPLATQCLHAAGLADAARMAGDPIVALAYIGDGATSEGDFHEALNYAAVRRAPVVFLVQNNQYAISVPLAKQTAARTLADKAAGYGMPGVRIDGNDVLQVYQAVHDAAERARAGHGPTLIEAVTYRIDAHTNADDDTRYRPAGEADAWAAQDPVDRLERDLLAAGVLDRVAADGIAAAADAFATELSARFSEPPTGDPMQMFRHVYHHLPPHLREQSERLAAELAADEQGD, from the coding sequence GTGACCGTACTCGAAGCACCCACCGCCGCTCCGGCCACGGCCGCCGCCGAGGTGCCGCCCGACCGGCAGCTGCTCATGTACCGGGCCATGGTGGTCGGCCGCGCCTTCAACCGGCAGGCCACCGCCTTCAGCCGGCAGGGGCGGCTCGCCGTCTACCCTTCCTCCCGCGGCCAAGAAGCCTGCCAAGTGGGCTCGGCGCTCGCCGTCCGCCCCACCGACTGGCTGTTCCCCACCTACCGGGAGAGCGTCGCACTGCTCACCCGCGGGATCGACCCGGTGCAGGTGCTCACCCTTTTCCGGGGCGACCAGCACTGCGGATACGACCCGGTGGCCGAGCACACCGCCCCCCAGTGCACCCCGCTGGCGACCCAGTGCCTGCACGCCGCCGGGCTGGCCGACGCCGCCCGAATGGCCGGCGACCCGATCGTGGCGCTCGCCTACATCGGCGACGGCGCCACCAGCGAGGGCGACTTCCACGAGGCGCTCAACTACGCCGCCGTCCGCCGCGCGCCCGTCGTCTTCCTGGTCCAGAACAACCAGTACGCGATCAGCGTCCCGCTCGCCAAGCAGACCGCGGCCCGCACCCTGGCCGACAAGGCCGCCGGCTACGGCATGCCCGGCGTGCGGATCGACGGCAACGACGTTCTCCAGGTGTACCAGGCCGTCCACGACGCCGCCGAACGGGCCCGGGCTGGCCACGGACCGACCCTGATCGAGGCGGTCACCTACCGGATCGACGCGCACACCAACGCCGACGACGACACCCGCTACCGCCCCGCCGGGGAGGCCGACGCCTGGGCCGCCCAGGACCCGGTCGACCGCCTCGAACGGGACCTGCTGGCCGCCGGGGTGCTCGACCGCGTCGCCGCAGACGGGATTGCCGCGGCCGCCGACGCCTTTGCCACCGAACTGAGCGCTCGCTTCTCGGAGCCGCCGACGGGGGACCCGATGCAGATGTTCCGGCACGTTTACCACCACCTCCCGCCCCACCTGCGCGAGCAGTCGGAGCGGCTGGCAGCCGAACTGGCCGCGGACGAACAGGGGGACTGA